A region from the Dehalococcoides mccartyi CG5 genome encodes:
- a CDS encoding superoxide dismutase yields the protein MYTARDYSALTGIEGFSDTLLKNHFTLYQGYVNNTNKLADTLKAMLEEGKTATPEYAELKRRFGFEFDGMRLHEYYFSNLGKSVPLSETGKFYQALAAEFGSYQLWEADFKATSAMRGIGWVILYKDPQTGRLFNQWINEHEAGHLAGATPILVIDVFEHAFLTDYGLKRAEYIAAFIKNINWSEVEKRFLI from the coding sequence ATGTACACTGCACGTGACTATTCTGCCCTGACTGGTATTGAAGGGTTTTCTGATACCCTGCTTAAAAACCATTTTACTTTATACCAAGGTTATGTAAACAACACCAACAAACTTGCGGATACTTTAAAGGCCATGCTTGAGGAAGGTAAAACAGCTACGCCGGAATATGCTGAGCTCAAACGCCGTTTCGGGTTTGAATTTGACGGTATGCGTTTGCACGAATACTATTTTTCTAACCTTGGAAAATCTGTACCCCTATCAGAAACGGGCAAATTCTACCAGGCACTGGCAGCAGAATTCGGTAGTTACCAGCTCTGGGAAGCAGACTTTAAAGCTACCTCCGCTATGCGGGGCATAGGCTGGGTAATACTCTATAAAGACCCTCAGACCGGACGCCTGTTTAACCAGTGGATAAACGAGCATGAAGCCGGGCATCTGGCAGGTGCCACCCCGATACTGGTAATAGACGTATTTGAACATGCCTTCCTGACAGATTACGGGCTGAAACGAGCAGAATACATTGCTGCCTTTATAAAAAATATAAACTGGTCTGAGGTGGAAAAACGTTTCCTGATATAA
- a CDS encoding ferritin-like domain-containing protein encodes MEKSKTIELLTKDMEDEHGAIIQYLGHAYAIGEGEVACEIEAIAREEMRHLDWLAEAITTLGGELSFKRGMMDMTGKTVSEWMQANVGLENGAITQYREHIKLIDDPKIKRLLERILADEESHQGDFKHFVEKTLREKMVDRRGDTSNITTENLSWGIKHEYTVIIQYLLQSYSAKNEETRKELQDQAINEMQHMGWLSEKMIDKKGHPHLEHDKFEKTRDHTKMLKADIELEHKVADKYDQSAAQTNESDVKELFQKLATHERYHAEIFKDLLE; translated from the coding sequence ATGGAAAAATCAAAAACCATAGAGCTACTCACAAAAGATATGGAAGATGAGCATGGAGCCATTATCCAATATCTGGGTCATGCATATGCTATCGGCGAAGGTGAGGTAGCTTGTGAAATAGAAGCCATTGCCCGTGAAGAAATGCGCCATCTGGACTGGCTTGCAGAAGCTATCACAACTTTGGGCGGCGAACTGAGTTTTAAACGCGGCATGATGGATATGACCGGTAAGACTGTATCTGAATGGATGCAGGCTAATGTGGGGCTTGAGAATGGGGCCATTACCCAATACCGCGAGCATATAAAACTCATTGATGACCCCAAGATTAAGCGCTTGTTAGAACGCATACTCGCAGATGAAGAATCCCATCAGGGTGATTTCAAGCATTTTGTTGAAAAAACCCTGCGCGAAAAAATGGTGGACCGCCGCGGAGATACATCTAATATTACCACTGAAAACCTGAGTTGGGGCATAAAACACGAATACACTGTTATCATCCAGTATCTGCTTCAATCTTACTCAGCTAAAAACGAAGAAACCCGAAAAGAACTTCAGGATCAGGCTATAAACGAAATGCAGCACATGGGCTGGCTGTCAGAAAAAATGATAGATAAAAAAGGCCACCCCCATCTGGAACATGATAAATTTGAAAAAACCCGTGATCATACCAAAATGCTCAAGGCAGACATAGAGTTAGAACACAAGGTAGCCGATAAATATGACCAATCTGCTGCCCAAACAAACGAAAGTGATGTCAAAGAACTTTTCCAGAAGCTGGCAACCCACGAACGTTACCACGCTGAAATATTCAAAGACCTTTTGGAATAA
- the mtaB gene encoding tRNA (N(6)-L-threonylcarbamoyladenosine(37)-C(2))-methylthiotransferase MtaB, which translates to MFNIALDTLGCKLNQAETEAMGREFAQAGYHLVSPQDNWDIYILNTCTVTHVADRKARYQMRIARRHNPSGFICLTGCYAENGGNEISCPDANLILDNRQKTDIVNNIIRLFPLENSASALYEKGRTRSFIKIQDGCDNFCTYCIVPFVRRYKNCRGVDDIISEINLRQAEGYQEIVLTGTEIGEYTSSGFNLAGLIEAILERTRIPRLRLSSLQPNEITLPLLALWKNRRLCNHFHMALQSGSDRILGLMNRPYSLTDYTRTLEAIRRQIPDVAVTTDMIVGFPGETDEDFACSLKYVEQAGFARVHPFPYSERPGTMASQLTDKVDPVVIKTRLSGMMLAAKNASLEYRHQSRDLEKEVLWENKMKDGLWFGYTPDYIRVYGKFTEKPTNTISRVKLAKVYADGVLSSEIASQV; encoded by the coding sequence ATGTTTAATATAGCTTTAGATACGCTGGGGTGTAAACTTAATCAGGCCGAAACAGAGGCTATGGGGCGTGAATTCGCACAGGCGGGTTACCATTTGGTAAGCCCGCAGGATAATTGGGATATTTATATCTTGAATACCTGTACAGTCACCCATGTGGCAGACCGAAAGGCCCGCTATCAGATGCGGATTGCCCGCCGTCACAATCCAAGCGGCTTTATTTGCCTGACAGGCTGTTATGCTGAAAATGGGGGAAATGAAATAAGTTGCCCTGATGCTAATCTGATACTGGATAACCGGCAGAAAACGGATATTGTTAATAATATTATCAGGCTTTTCCCTCTTGAAAACAGCGCTTCGGCTTTATATGAAAAAGGCAGAACCCGCAGTTTTATAAAGATACAGGACGGGTGTGATAACTTTTGTACATACTGCATAGTACCTTTTGTAAGGCGGTATAAAAACTGCCGCGGGGTGGATGACATAATCAGCGAAATAAACTTGAGACAGGCTGAAGGGTATCAAGAAATTGTGCTTACCGGCACGGAAATAGGTGAGTATACATCCAGCGGGTTTAATCTGGCAGGGCTGATTGAAGCTATACTGGAACGTACCAGAATACCTCGCCTGCGGTTGTCTTCTCTTCAGCCAAACGAAATAACCCTTCCGCTTTTAGCTCTCTGGAAAAACCGGAGATTGTGTAACCATTTTCATATGGCTCTGCAAAGCGGCAGTGACCGCATCCTGGGTTTAATGAATCGCCCTTACAGTCTGACGGACTATACCCGTACATTGGAAGCTATCCGCAGGCAGATTCCGGATGTGGCTGTCACTACCGATATGATAGTAGGTTTTCCTGGAGAAACCGATGAAGATTTTGCATGTAGCTTGAAATATGTGGAGCAGGCAGGTTTTGCACGGGTGCATCCTTTCCCGTATTCCGAGCGTCCGGGTACAATGGCATCACAGCTGACGGATAAAGTAGACCCTGTGGTAATAAAAACACGTCTGTCTGGGATGATGCTTGCGGCCAAAAATGCCAGTTTGGAGTATCGTCACCAGAGCAGGGATTTGGAAAAGGAAGTACTCTGGGAGAACAAAATGAAAGATGGTCTTTGGTTTGGCTATACCCCTGACTATATACGGGTATATGGCAAATTTACAGAAAAGCCGACTAATACTATTTCGCGAGTGAAGCTGGCTAAAGTATATGCTGACGGGGTACTATCCAGTGAAATAGCTTCACAGGTTTAG
- a CDS encoding Hsp20/alpha crystallin family protein, translated as MTLERWQPGWSLRPWRPFREVLSPGLWNMLTNERDWLPATEMVELKDKYLIKAEMPGINEEDIEVSVSDNVLSIKGEKKCDCEISEENYYFSERSYGSFSRSMTLPNNTDPQNIAATLDNGILEITIPKSSEAKPKKVSVIKAAKPKKTDLNTQSIKPKAQS; from the coding sequence ATGACTCTGGAAAGATGGCAACCCGGTTGGTCACTTCGCCCCTGGCGTCCTTTCCGAGAAGTACTCAGTCCCGGCCTCTGGAACATGCTTACTAATGAACGTGACTGGCTGCCGGCAACCGAAATGGTAGAACTCAAAGACAAATATCTGATAAAAGCAGAAATGCCCGGAATAAACGAAGAGGATATTGAAGTCTCGGTATCTGATAACGTTCTCAGCATAAAAGGTGAAAAAAAGTGCGATTGCGAAATATCAGAAGAGAACTATTATTTCAGTGAGAGGAGTTACGGCAGTTTCTCACGCTCTATGACCCTGCCCAATAATACCGACCCTCAGAATATTGCTGCCACTCTGGATAATGGCATTCTGGAAATTACCATACCCAAGTCATCTGAGGCCAAACCCAAAAAAGTTTCGGTAATCAAGGCCGCCAAACCCAAAAAAACTGACCTTAATACCCAATCCATAAAACCTAAAGCCCAATCCTGA
- a CDS encoding heavy metal translocating P-type ATPase produces MPENNLTDTLPKIITGISGMSCTRCAAGIEGRLSKTAGVINPKLNFASGKLIFNYDPSIINLADIKSIITDLGYGIISRKSIFPIKGLHCASCVARAEKALKNTVGVINASVNLANQTASVEYLDSITFRELSQSISNMGYELLPEETPQDELSRSEDAETRKLKRELSVALLLGICLMITGFLPAFSGKEILMFLLATPVQFWAGIRFYRGAFSALKNRTTDMNTLIALGTSAAYLYSLIALLFPSLFDSPLLEKHLYFDTSAMIIALILTGRFLESRARGRTSDAIRRLIGLQPNTASVIKDGKEILVSISQVMAGDKIVIRPGERLPVDGLILEGYSSLDESMITGESIPSEKKTGDNVIGGTFNQTGAFTYEARKVGADTALARIIRLVEEAQGSKAPIQRLADKIASVFVPAVIGIAILIFVFWLALGPEPSFTYAFLNLIAVLIIACPCALGLATPTALIVGMGKGAENGILIRSAVALEKMHKLDTIVLDKTGTLTRGKPVLSNLVSHRLDKDAFLTLTASAEQFSEHPLAKAILKEAVRKKLELSNPSEFSALPGAGLKATINGAQILIGNANLMQSNNISLGAYQAEADKLWEAGESLIFVAVDGKPEGIVAIRDILKRESAAVIAELKANKLNPIMLTGDNHRAAKRIADELGIDQYIAEVKPEDKSNLIKDLQAKGHFVAMVGDGINDAPALAKADVGIAIGTGTDIAMETGDITLISGDLFGITKAIRLSKATLNTIRQNLFWAFFYNIILIPVAAGVLYLFFSQNGVPQPLRFFLGEYGFLNPILAALAMAISSLTVVGNSLRLRSLKLSSYPKQ; encoded by the coding sequence ATGCCTGAAAATAACCTGACAGATACTCTGCCCAAGATAATTACAGGTATAAGCGGCATGTCATGTACCAGATGTGCCGCCGGTATAGAAGGCCGTTTGTCAAAAACAGCCGGGGTAATAAACCCCAAACTGAATTTCGCCTCCGGCAAGCTTATATTTAATTATGATCCTTCCATTATCAATCTGGCAGATATCAAGTCAATTATCACTGATTTGGGTTATGGCATTATCAGCCGCAAATCCATTTTCCCCATAAAAGGCCTCCACTGTGCATCCTGTGTAGCCAGGGCAGAAAAAGCTCTGAAGAATACCGTCGGCGTAATTAATGCCAGTGTCAATCTGGCTAACCAGACTGCCAGTGTAGAATATCTGGACTCCATTACTTTCCGCGAACTCAGCCAGTCTATAAGCAATATGGGTTATGAACTTTTGCCTGAAGAAACGCCTCAGGATGAACTTTCCCGATCAGAAGATGCCGAAACCCGTAAATTGAAACGGGAACTTTCCGTCGCTTTGCTACTTGGAATATGTCTTATGATAACCGGTTTCCTGCCTGCATTCAGCGGTAAGGAAATTTTAATGTTCCTGCTGGCAACGCCTGTTCAGTTTTGGGCAGGTATACGTTTTTACAGGGGGGCATTTTCCGCCCTGAAAAACCGTACTACAGATATGAATACCCTTATAGCACTGGGTACTTCCGCAGCCTATCTGTACAGCCTGATAGCTTTGCTATTTCCATCTTTATTTGATTCGCCCCTGCTGGAAAAACACCTGTACTTTGACACCTCCGCCATGATTATCGCCCTTATCCTGACCGGGCGTTTTTTGGAATCCCGTGCCAGAGGGCGTACCTCTGATGCCATTCGCCGTCTGATAGGTCTGCAGCCTAATACTGCCTCAGTTATCAAAGACGGAAAGGAGATTTTGGTAAGCATCAGCCAAGTTATGGCAGGCGATAAGATTGTTATCCGCCCGGGTGAAAGACTGCCGGTAGACGGACTGATACTGGAGGGTTATTCCAGTCTGGATGAATCTATGATAACCGGCGAAAGTATTCCGTCTGAAAAAAAGACCGGTGATAATGTCATTGGCGGTACATTCAATCAAACCGGTGCGTTTACATATGAAGCCCGAAAAGTTGGGGCAGATACCGCACTTGCCCGTATAATCCGTCTGGTTGAGGAAGCTCAGGGTAGCAAAGCCCCTATTCAGCGTCTGGCAGATAAAATAGCCTCGGTCTTTGTGCCTGCGGTTATAGGAATAGCTATATTGATCTTTGTTTTCTGGCTGGCCTTAGGGCCTGAGCCATCTTTTACTTATGCATTTTTGAACCTGATAGCAGTACTGATTATCGCCTGCCCGTGTGCTTTGGGGCTGGCCACACCTACAGCCCTGATTGTCGGCATGGGAAAAGGGGCTGAAAACGGGATACTTATTCGCAGTGCAGTAGCTCTTGAGAAAATGCATAAGCTGGATACTATTGTACTGGATAAAACAGGCACCCTTACCCGCGGCAAACCGGTACTGAGCAATCTGGTAAGCCACCGTCTGGATAAAGATGCCTTTTTAACTTTGACTGCTTCTGCCGAACAGTTTTCCGAGCACCCGCTGGCCAAAGCTATCTTGAAAGAAGCTGTACGCAAAAAACTTGAACTTTCAAACCCGTCGGAATTTTCCGCTTTGCCGGGCGCAGGGCTAAAAGCTACCATAAACGGCGCCCAAATACTCATTGGCAACGCCAACCTGATGCAGTCCAATAATATATCACTGGGTGCATATCAAGCTGAAGCTGATAAACTCTGGGAAGCGGGGGAAAGCCTTATTTTCGTAGCTGTAGATGGCAAACCTGAGGGTATTGTGGCCATCAGGGATATTTTGAAACGCGAATCTGCTGCGGTTATTGCCGAACTGAAAGCAAACAAACTTAATCCGATTATGCTCACAGGTGACAACCACCGGGCAGCCAAACGTATTGCAGATGAGTTGGGTATAGACCAATATATAGCTGAGGTCAAACCCGAAGACAAGTCTAATCTGATAAAAGACCTTCAGGCAAAAGGTCACTTTGTAGCGATGGTGGGGGACGGTATCAATGATGCCCCGGCACTGGCTAAGGCAGATGTAGGCATAGCCATTGGCACCGGCACTGATATAGCTATGGAAACTGGTGATATCACCCTTATTTCAGGTGATCTTTTCGGCATTACCAAAGCTATTCGTTTGAGCAAGGCAACTTTAAATACTATCCGCCAGAACCTTTTCTGGGCGTTCTTCTATAATATTATTCTGATTCCGGTAGCAGCCGGTGTACTCTACCTGTTTTTCAGCCAGAATGGCGTGCCTCAACCCCTGCGGTTCTTTCTGGGGGAATACGGCTTTTTAAACCCCATACTGGCGGCTCTGGCCATGGCTATCAGCTCTCTGACCGTAGTCGGCAACTCTCTCCGCTTGCGAAGTCTAAAACTAAGTAGCTATCCGAAGCAATAA
- the hisF gene encoding imidazole glycerol phosphate synthase subunit HisF — protein sequence MKPIKIIPCLDVKDGRVVKEIKFTDMADARDPAEAAFVYSKQGADELAFLDITATIENSSIHTDWVKKIISKTSLPLIAGGGIRNLQDIENLFTLGVSKVALNTITPQNQEFIRKAVARFGSERIIVAIDGIKNPPGNGHSRLETVMPNGDDTHNLELVDWAKQVEALGAGAILLTSKDTDGTKDGFDLEMIRAVTRAVSIPVIASGGAGKLEDMYAAIIEGKAQAVLAASVFHSGIINISELKTYLHSKGIPVNIPHKKYTSPSKSK from the coding sequence TTGAAACCGATAAAAATTATCCCCTGTTTAGATGTCAAAGATGGCCGCGTGGTCAAAGAAATCAAGTTTACAGATATGGCCGATGCCAGAGACCCGGCTGAAGCGGCTTTTGTTTATTCCAAACAAGGGGCAGATGAGTTGGCTTTTCTGGATATAACAGCCACTATTGAAAATAGTTCTATCCATACGGATTGGGTAAAAAAGATTATATCCAAAACAAGTTTGCCCTTAATTGCGGGCGGGGGCATCAGAAACCTTCAGGATATTGAAAATCTGTTTACTCTGGGCGTAAGCAAAGTAGCGTTAAATACCATTACTCCCCAAAATCAAGAATTTATTCGTAAGGCGGTAGCCAGATTCGGCAGTGAACGGATAATAGTAGCTATAGACGGTATCAAAAATCCACCGGGAAACGGACACTCCCGTCTTGAAACTGTTATGCCGAATGGTGATGATACACACAATCTGGAACTGGTGGACTGGGCAAAACAGGTGGAAGCATTGGGGGCAGGTGCTATTTTGCTTACCAGCAAGGATACAGACGGAACCAAAGACGGTTTTGACCTGGAAATGATTAGAGCTGTAACCCGGGCAGTAAGCATACCGGTAATAGCTTCCGGGGGCGCCGGCAAGCTGGAGGATATGTATGCTGCCATAATCGAAGGCAAGGCTCAGGCTGTGCTGGCGGCTTCAGTATTTCATTCCGGCATCATAAACATATCGGAACTGAAAACATATTTGCATTCAAAAGGTATTCCGGTAAATATACCGCACAAAAAATATACATCCCCTTCTAAAAGCAAATAG
- a CDS encoding DUF128 domain-containing protein: protein MNKNLTPRMNLIKQDGREVEREKLAILRVLASCQTPVGSKIIARRLKNEYGIDLSERAVRYHLILLDERNMSCKISRRDGRSITQLGLEELGNAMVTDKVGFVIDKIERLAYMTDFDLDNLSGMVPVNISFFAKDQFKPALRAMAQAYKANLCVSDLVCIAHEGDKISDITVPEGQVAFATVCSIVINGTLLKAGIPMDSRFGGTLQFHQHKPWRFTDMIYYTGSSLDPSEIFIASRMTSVSEVARRGEGKVLCNFREIPAVSLPLAEKIIAKLKNAGINGVLVIGEAGKSICEMPVGLNKVGMIMMGGLNPVASAVESNIPAASHAMSGLVPYSSFTSYWEAAGLKKPV from the coding sequence ATGAATAAAAACCTTACACCGAGGATGAATTTGATAAAACAAGACGGGCGCGAAGTAGAACGTGAAAAATTAGCCATTTTACGTGTTTTGGCCAGTTGCCAGACTCCTGTTGGCAGCAAGATTATTGCCCGCCGACTGAAGAATGAATACGGTATTGACCTTTCAGAGCGGGCAGTCCGTTATCACCTGATATTGCTTGATGAAAGAAATATGAGCTGCAAAATAAGCCGCCGTGACGGCAGAAGCATTACCCAGCTTGGTCTTGAGGAACTGGGGAATGCCATGGTCACTGACAAAGTAGGTTTTGTAATCGACAAGATTGAACGTCTGGCCTATATGACGGATTTTGATTTAGACAACCTTAGCGGTATGGTGCCGGTGAATATATCCTTCTTTGCCAAGGACCAATTCAAACCGGCACTTCGGGCTATGGCACAGGCATACAAAGCCAATTTATGTGTAAGTGATCTGGTTTGCATTGCACATGAAGGGGACAAGATTTCGGATATTACCGTCCCCGAAGGACAGGTTGCCTTTGCTACTGTCTGTTCCATTGTAATAAACGGCACGCTTCTCAAGGCCGGTATCCCTATGGATTCACGTTTCGGGGGCACTCTGCAGTTCCATCAGCACAAACCCTGGCGCTTTACAGACATGATTTATTATACAGGGTCATCGCTGGACCCGTCTGAAATATTTATTGCCAGCCGAATGACCAGTGTTTCAGAGGTAGCCCGAAGGGGTGAGGGTAAAGTATTATGTAATTTCCGTGAAATACCCGCCGTAAGCCTGCCGCTGGCTGAAAAGATAATAGCCAAGCTGAAAAATGCGGGGATTAACGGGGTATTGGTGATAGGTGAAGCCGGTAAATCCATCTGTGAGATGCCGGTAGGCCTGAACAAGGTGGGTATGATAATGATGGGCGGGCTTAACCCGGTAGCCTCGGCGGTAGAAAGTAATATACCGGCCGCCAGCCATGCCATGAGCGGCTTGGTACCTTACAGCAGTTTTACAAGCTACTGGGAGGCGGCGGGGCTTAAGAAACCTGTTTAA
- a CDS encoding zinc-ribbon domain-containing protein — translation MSYCPKCGNAMSDDDLFCKSCGAKQEKMQLTEDKTVITQPAAVEQIAPKTPMGETGVSSFSNGASVWSPAPQKKKTNMPVTLLSAFLALAIISTGFLGYKYIDDSNTIDTQQETISGLNADKTGLQSDLAAAQSTIQDVNNQLSLSEAQLATTEDELSAIQAKYPLRNFESLNKLQLWASSHKQTEYSYADDQYATALRVQKAAMEDGYLVSACISWGHADGYSYILCEAMVGTTVYYWFPETGIVQSYMTDIPVD, via the coding sequence ATGTCGTATTGTCCAAAATGCGGAAACGCCATGTCTGATGATGATTTATTTTGTAAATCATGCGGTGCAAAACAGGAGAAAATGCAACTGACTGAAGACAAAACTGTAATAACCCAGCCGGCGGCAGTTGAGCAAATTGCCCCAAAAACACCCATGGGTGAAACAGGTGTATCATCATTTTCAAATGGTGCTTCCGTATGGAGCCCTGCACCCCAAAAGAAAAAAACCAACATGCCGGTTACACTGCTTTCGGCTTTCTTGGCATTAGCTATCATAAGCACTGGGTTTTTAGGCTATAAGTATATAGATGACAGTAATACTATTGATACCCAGCAAGAAACTATTAGCGGGCTTAATGCAGATAAGACCGGATTGCAGTCAGACCTTGCTGCTGCCCAGAGTACTATTCAGGATGTAAACAACCAGCTTAGTTTATCTGAAGCGCAATTAGCAACTACCGAAGATGAGCTTTCAGCCATTCAGGCAAAATATCCGCTTAGAAATTTTGAGTCTCTTAATAAACTACAACTGTGGGCAAGCAGCCATAAACAAACTGAATATAGTTACGCTGATGACCAATATGCTACTGCTCTGAGAGTACAAAAAGCGGCTATGGAAGACGGATATCTGGTATCTGCCTGTATTTCATGGGGGCATGCAGATGGATATTCTTATATACTATGCGAAGCTATGGTAGGGACAACAGTCTATTATTGGTTTCCTGAAACCGGTATCGTGCAATCCTATATGACTGATATACCGGTTGACTAA
- a CDS encoding Smr/MutS family protein produces the protein MPYNLKRSRPDNVPNEISLRHLTVDEALPAFKQYLNDAFMAGHMVIKIIHGKSGGVIRGLVWDELKGHSLVQSYRLGEYGEGGSGVTIAYLERR, from the coding sequence ATGCCATATAATTTGAAGCGAAGCCGCCCTGACAACGTTCCCAATGAAATAAGCCTGCGTCACCTGACTGTTGATGAGGCCTTGCCGGCCTTTAAACAATACTTAAATGATGCGTTCATGGCAGGGCATATGGTTATAAAAATTATACACGGAAAAAGCGGCGGTGTAATCCGCGGGCTGGTTTGGGATGAACTAAAAGGGCATTCGCTTGTTCAGTCTTACCGTTTAGGAGAGTATGGAGAGGGCGGTTCGGGCGTAACTATCGCTTATCTGGAAAGGCGTTAA